The DNA sequence GTAATAATGTTGGTACCAATTAATTCGAAGTTATCGGTTACCGTTAGTTCGATTTGAAAGTGAGTTAACGCTTCTACATACGGCGCTTGAATGGTTACCGTATCACCGTCGGTCGCCGAGAAAAACTGAAGCGGAATATGCGTGTCTATTTGTCGCCACTGATAAGCACGAACTTCGCCGTCCGTATCGTAACTGTTTTTACCTGATAAGGTGATCAACTCAAATGTTTTATACGGTGCGACGGCCGATGAGGTATTATCTATGACTGCTACAGGGTTGCGAGGAATATTTTTAACCGTGATTGTAACTTGATCGTCAACTCTTTGACCGTCTGGTGCAACGTAAACGACCTCTATAACAATATCCGTATCTACATCGACTTGTGGCGCTAAAACACTAAGCTCTAGTGCTGCATCAGTTGGAAAGTCCTCAATAGCCGGCCCTTCAATTTGGGTCCACGTCGTCGCCCCTTCTGTTGGGTAAACCACTGCCGTAATGGCAATCACTTGCCCTTCTGCCACCACCATATCGCTGCCTAAGTTAATACTTGCAACATTAGCGCCTGACGGCCCTTCTGGTTCACTACCACCGCAGGCGGTTAGCAGCAAAGTAAAAAATAGGACAGAAAATAATCTCATACGTGTTCAAACACCTTAAATACAACACCAAAGGAAAACAACAAAAGCACCTAAACGCTTTTTGGTAACCGACAATTACTCGAAAATTACGTATAAATGTTAGTACTAGTCATCTGTTGAAAGCAATTCTTACGCCAATAAAAAACCGACCATCAGGTCGGTTTTTGTTTAATTCGATGATTAAGCAGTGCCTAAATTACTCAGACGCGTCTTCTTCAGTTTTGAATTTAGCGGCTGTTTCGCTAATTAACGGCTGAAGTTCGCCTTTTTGGAACATCTCTAAGATGATGTCACAACCGCCGATTAACTCGCCTTCAACCCATAGTTGTGGGAATGTTGGCCACTCTGCATAAGCTGGTAACTCAGCACGGATATCTGGGTTTTGTAGAATATCTACGTATGCGAACGGTTCGCCACACTGCATTAGGGCTTGTGAGGCTTGCGATGAAAAACCACATGATGGCAATTTCGGGCTGCCCTTCATGTATAAAAGAATTGGGTTTTCTGCGATCTGTTTTTTAATTTTTTCAATGGTTTCCA is a window from the Psychrosphaera ytuae genome containing:
- a CDS encoding Grx4 family monothiol glutaredoxin translates to METIEKIKKQIAENPILLYMKGSPKLPSCGFSSQASQALMQCGEPFAYVDILQNPDIRAELPAYAEWPTFPQLWVEGELIGGCDIILEMFQKGELQPLISETAAKFKTEEDASE